From a single Staphylococcus epidermidis genomic region:
- a CDS encoding FAD-dependent monooxygenase yields the protein MKIAIVGAGIGGLTAAALLEEQGHQVKVFEKNTSINELSAGIGIGDNVLKKLGHHDLAKGIKNAGQNLTAMNIYDEQGTPLMSAKLKSHSLNVALSRQTLIEIIQSYVEESSIHTGFKVTKIEQTSCKVTLHFTKQESESFDLCIGADGLHSVVRESVGARTKIRYNGYTCFRGMVEDVQFNDQHVANEYWGVKGRVGIVPLINQRAYWFITVHAKEGDPKYQSFGKPHLQAYFNHFPNEVRNVLERQSETGILLHDIYDLKPLKTFVYGRTILMGDAAHATTPNMGQGASQAMEDAIVLVNCLEKYDFNKAIERYDKLRVKHTAKVIRRSKKIGKMAQKHHKLTVKLRNTAMKLIPNALASAQTKFLYKSKEK from the coding sequence ATGAAAATAGCAATAGTAGGCGCAGGTATAGGTGGTTTAACTGCTGCTGCGTTATTAGAAGAACAAGGTCATCAAGTTAAAGTGTTTGAAAAAAATACTTCTATAAACGAATTAAGCGCTGGTATTGGGATAGGAGATAATGTTTTAAAAAAATTAGGGCATCATGACCTTGCTAAAGGCATTAAAAATGCTGGTCAAAATCTTACCGCAATGAATATTTATGATGAGCAAGGCACCCCATTAATGAGCGCTAAATTGAAGTCTCATTCCCTAAATGTCGCATTATCTAGACAAACTTTAATTGAGATCATACAGTCATATGTCGAAGAATCATCTATTCACACAGGATTTAAAGTTACTAAAATTGAACAAACGAGTTGTAAGGTTACCCTACATTTTACCAAACAGGAAAGTGAATCATTTGATTTGTGTATTGGTGCTGATGGGTTACATTCTGTAGTAAGAGAGTCTGTAGGTGCACGAACTAAAATTCGTTACAATGGTTACACATGTTTTAGAGGCATGGTTGAAGATGTACAATTTAATGACCAACATGTTGCGAATGAATATTGGGGTGTTAAAGGGCGAGTAGGTATAGTCCCATTAATTAATCAACGTGCTTATTGGTTTATTACTGTTCATGCTAAAGAAGGAGATCCAAAATATCAATCTTTTGGAAAACCCCATCTTCAAGCATATTTTAATCACTTTCCAAATGAAGTGAGAAATGTGTTAGAAAGACAAAGTGAAACAGGTATATTACTTCATGACATATATGATTTAAAACCACTGAAGACATTCGTTTATGGACGTACTATTTTAATGGGCGATGCTGCGCATGCCACTACGCCTAATATGGGACAAGGTGCTAGTCAAGCTATGGAAGATGCAATTGTATTAGTGAATTGTTTAGAAAAATATGATTTTAATAAAGCGATTGAGCGTTATGATAAACTTAGAGTTAAACATACCGCAAAAGTGATTAGGCGTTCGAAAAAGATAGGTAAAATGGCTCAAAAGCATCATAAATTAACTGTTAAACTTAGAAATACCGCGATGAAATTAATACCAAATGCTTTGGCATCAGCTCAAACAAAATTTTTATACAAATCCAAAGAAAAGTAA
- a CDS encoding DUF4870 domain-containing protein, with amino-acid sequence MDKHTNYNELKSKNVSDQTSSDNLSNDSTVHHQSTIQNEESQDNRLMAMLIYLLSLFTGIIGPLIIWLLKRKESRLIDVSGKTYLNYFISYTIYSTVGVICMFMIVPLMNISESLAILLLILLLVVVFILLALLIMSFVCTIIACVKYMSGKTYTIPLTIPFIK; translated from the coding sequence ATGGATAAACACACGAATTACAATGAATTAAAATCTAAGAATGTGTCTGATCAAACTTCATCAGATAATTTATCGAATGACAGTACAGTACACCACCAATCAACTATTCAAAATGAGGAAAGTCAAGATAATCGTTTAATGGCAATGTTAATTTATTTATTAAGTTTATTTACTGGTATCATTGGTCCTTTGATTATTTGGTTACTCAAGCGTAAAGAGTCCCGACTTATTGATGTATCTGGGAAAACGTATCTGAACTATTTTATTTCTTATACTATCTATTCAACAGTAGGCGTGATATGTATGTTTATGATTGTTCCTTTAATGAATATAAGTGAAAGTTTAGCCATCTTATTATTAATTTTGCTGCTGGTGGTAGTCTTCATCTTATTGGCATTGTTAATAATGTCATTTGTGTGTACAATTATTGCTTGCGTAAAATATATGTCTGGCAAAACTTACACTATCCCACTCACGATACCTTTTATAAAATAA
- a CDS encoding helix-turn-helix domain-containing protein: MRENYSIRVFNNLAINTEKALSVKVFYCLKGKCEVTINVQKHILEKDDIAFVVMNDTYSLLSNTETMCCIIDIPIHRYLSQKDTQFLISGTKIDESSRDRIKYWILKILELHCLSYNDVSEIQRLIQFLLIELSYLKKPKLDVNKDFYLSEDIHQYLVDHHDSKINKHELAEAVNLSNQALTSMFKQTPFQTFNQYLNQLRLKFCLIDILTTHKPIEEIAIDHGFHHYSRFIQLFKNTYGYTPKLIRRDYIATSIFKNTAEEIDLDRHFLMNIHELRDLDSKIISKKYIEMSDKGKKYRSYDIYIEDNRSTILDQEQIVHIKRNLSLSQKSMRYVIELNYTSMIENKELCRYEMLKILRFCSGLNLIPTFKIITDRHDTFTSKEKMALKLTFQMLFIMLREFNQLEIEFIVEDMMLKQVVQLKKMISSYFEYYKLNYRIKNEKIGNVNYQNLEKQVTQIFIPIDQLHLYIKEMSFEKVILETSYLTDLKSEVVEYPWLQHIHTLIKMCGLVRGVLIQPSFDYATTYTYHSNLKPHHILSYVIRMFNQLRGTIVYKDDAIIMTKYKYEYQAIAIFLKNTIKENVNHQQLIFSDIQSLNHAEYEYIEMMPLLMNENNELDSHISYPHQYWLAKLKSKESQQAIVDLPKMSIAHLTFLCS; this comes from the coding sequence ATGAGAGAAAATTATTCGATACGTGTTTTTAATAATTTAGCCATTAATACAGAAAAGGCACTGAGTGTAAAGGTATTTTATTGTTTGAAAGGAAAATGTGAAGTCACTATCAATGTTCAGAAACATATATTAGAGAAAGATGATATAGCATTTGTTGTAATGAATGATACGTATTCACTGTTAAGTAATACAGAGACCATGTGTTGTATTATCGATATACCTATACATCGATATCTTAGTCAGAAGGATACTCAATTTTTAATAAGTGGTACAAAGATTGATGAAAGTAGTAGAGATAGAATAAAATATTGGATATTAAAAATATTAGAGCTCCATTGTTTATCTTATAATGATGTGTCCGAGATACAAAGGTTGATACAATTTTTACTTATTGAATTGAGTTATCTAAAGAAACCAAAACTTGATGTAAATAAAGATTTTTATTTATCTGAAGATATACATCAATATTTAGTGGATCATCATGACAGTAAAATCAACAAACATGAACTAGCTGAAGCTGTTAACCTATCAAATCAAGCACTTACATCAATGTTTAAACAAACGCCATTTCAAACATTTAATCAATATTTAAATCAACTTAGATTAAAATTTTGTCTTATAGATATTTTGACAACCCATAAACCTATCGAAGAAATAGCTATAGATCATGGTTTTCATCATTATTCTCGATTTATACAATTATTCAAAAATACATATGGTTATACACCTAAATTGATTAGAAGAGATTATATAGCGACGTCTATCTTCAAAAATACTGCTGAAGAAATTGATTTAGATAGACATTTTCTTATGAACATTCACGAATTACGAGATTTAGATTCAAAAATAATAAGTAAAAAATATATTGAGATGTCAGATAAAGGAAAAAAATATCGTTCTTATGATATTTATATTGAAGATAACCGAAGTACTATTCTTGATCAGGAACAGATAGTTCATATAAAGCGTAATTTAAGTTTAAGTCAAAAATCAATGCGTTATGTAATAGAACTTAACTACACTTCTATGATTGAAAACAAAGAGTTATGTCGTTATGAGATGTTGAAAATTTTACGTTTTTGTTCCGGTTTGAATTTAATTCCAACATTTAAAATCATTACCGATCGACATGATACTTTTACATCAAAGGAAAAAATGGCTCTGAAGTTAACATTTCAAATGTTATTCATTATGCTTAGGGAATTTAATCAACTTGAGATTGAATTTATAGTAGAGGACATGATGTTAAAACAAGTGGTGCAGTTAAAAAAGATGATTAGCTCTTATTTTGAATATTATAAATTAAATTATCGTATTAAAAATGAGAAAATTGGAAATGTTAATTATCAAAATTTAGAAAAACAAGTGACTCAAATTTTCATTCCTATTGATCAATTACATTTATATATTAAAGAGATGTCATTTGAAAAAGTCATTTTGGAAACCAGCTATTTGACCGATTTAAAAAGTGAGGTTGTAGAATATCCATGGCTTCAACATATTCATACATTAATTAAAATGTGTGGTTTAGTAAGGGGAGTTTTAATACAACCGTCCTTTGATTACGCTACCACATACACATATCATTCAAATTTAAAACCGCATCATATCTTGTCTTATGTAATAAGAATGTTTAACCAATTAAGGGGTACAATCGTCTATAAAGATGATGCAATCATTATGACTAAATATAAGTATGAATATCAGGCCATTGCTATCTTTTTAAAAAATACGATTAAGGAAAATGTAAACCATCAACAATTAATTTTTTCAGATATTCAATCACTCAACCATGCAGAATATGAATATATAGAAATGATGCCACTTTTAATGAATGAGAATAATGAGCTAGATAGTCATATATCATACCCACATCAATATTGGTTAGCAAAGTTGAAGAGTAAAGAAAGCCAACAAGCAATAGTTGATCTTCCTAAAATGAGTATTGCTCATTTAACATTTCTTTGTTCGTAG
- a CDS encoding CHAP domain-containing protein: MKKIATATIATAGIATFAFAHHDAQAAEQNNDGYNPNDPYSYSYTYTIDAEGNYHYTWKGNWSPDRVNTSYNYNNYNNYNYYGYNNYSNYNNYSNYNNYNNYQSNNTQSQRTTQPTGGLGASYSTSSSNVHVTTTSAPSSNGVSLSNARSASGNLYTSGQCTYYVFDRVGGKIGSTWGNANNWANAAARSGYTVNNSPAKGAILQTSQGAYGHVAYVEGVNSNGSIRVSEMNYGHGAGVVTSRTISASQAASYNYIH; the protein is encoded by the coding sequence ATGAAAAAAATCGCTACAGCTACAATTGCAACTGCAGGAATCGCTACTTTCGCATTTGCACACCATGACGCACAAGCAGCAGAACAAAATAATGATGGGTACAATCCAAACGACCCTTATTCATATAGCTACACTTACACAATCGATGCTGAAGGTAACTACCACTACACTTGGAAAGGTAACTGGAGTCCAGATCGTGTAAATACTTCATATAACTATAATAATTATAATAACTACAACTACTATGGTTACAATAACTATAGCAACTACAATAACTACAGTAATTACAACAATTACAACAACTATCAATCAAACAACACGCAATCACAAAGAACAACTCAACCGACTGGTGGTTTAGGCGCAAGCTATTCAACATCAAGTAGTAATGTTCACGTTACAACAACTTCTGCGCCATCATCAAACGGTGTATCTTTATCAAACGCTCGCTCAGCATCTGGTAACTTATACACTTCAGGTCAATGTACATATTATGTATTTGACAGAGTAGGTGGCAAAATCGGTTCAACGTGGGGTAACGCAAACAACTGGGCAAACGCTGCAGCACGTTCTGGTTACACAGTAAACAATTCACCTGCTAAAGGTGCAATCTTACAAACGTCACAAGGTGCATACGGACACGTAGCATACGTTGAAGGTGTAAACAGCAATGGTTCAATCAGAGTTTCAGAAATGAACTACGGTCACGGTGCAGGTGTTGTCACTTCACGTACAATCTCTGCGAGTCAAGCTGCTTCATATAACTATATTCACTAA
- a CDS encoding DMT family transporter yields the protein MQWLKVILAGFIEIIWVTGLDQAHSLFTWIFTLFFIALSFFLVIDASKHLPVGTVYAFFVGIGAVGTVLVDMIFFNQPFTFTKIFLIMTLILGIIGLKLTTDATKEGR from the coding sequence ATGCAATGGCTTAAAGTTATATTAGCCGGTTTTATTGAAATCATCTGGGTCACTGGACTTGATCAAGCGCACTCATTGTTTACATGGATATTTACCCTCTTTTTTATTGCTTTAAGCTTTTTTCTAGTCATTGATGCTTCGAAGCACTTACCAGTTGGTACGGTATATGCATTTTTTGTCGGAATCGGTGCTGTTGGTACAGTGTTAGTTGATATGATTTTCTTCAACCAACCATTTACTTTCACTAAAATCTTTTTAATAATGACCCTTATTTTAGGAATAATAGGATTAAAACTGACAACTGATGCAACGAAAGAAGGGAGATAA
- the nhaC gene encoding Na+/H+ antiporter NhaC, producing the protein MTQKYRYPTFLESISTILVMVVVVVIGFVFFNVPIQILLLISSAYAALIAHRVGLKWKDLEEGITHRLSTAMPAIFIILAVGIIVGSWMYSGTVPALIYYGLKFLNPSYLLVSAFIISAMTSIATGTAWGSASTAGIALISIANQLGVPAGMAAGAIIAGAVFGDKMSPLSDTTNLAALVTKVNIFAHIKSMMWTTIPASIIGLAIWFIVGLQYKGDANTQQIQNLLKELTTIYNLNFWVWIPLIIIVLCLIFRISTVPSMLISSISALVIGTFDHQFNMKDGFKASFDGFNHTMLHQSHISDNAKTLIEQGGMMSMTQIIVTIFCGYAFAGIVEKAGCLDVILETIAKGVKSVGTLILITVVCSIMLVFAAGVASIVIIMVGVLMKDMFEKMNVSKSVLSRTLEDSSTMVLPLIPWGTSGIYYAHQLNVSVDQFFIWAIPCYLCAFIAIIYGFTGIGIKKISRK; encoded by the coding sequence ATGACTCAAAAGTATAGATATCCTACTTTTTTAGAATCTATTTCTACTATTTTAGTTATGGTTGTCGTTGTAGTAATTGGTTTTGTTTTCTTTAATGTCCCGATACAAATATTATTATTAATTTCTTCAGCTTATGCAGCATTGATTGCACATAGAGTGGGATTAAAATGGAAGGATTTAGAAGAGGGGATTACTCATCGATTGAGCACGGCGATGCCAGCTATCTTTATTATTTTAGCTGTTGGAATCATTGTAGGAAGTTGGATGTATTCTGGAACAGTTCCAGCGTTAATTTACTATGGACTTAAATTTTTAAACCCAAGTTATTTATTAGTATCAGCATTTATAATCAGTGCAATGACTTCAATCGCTACAGGAACGGCTTGGGGATCGGCATCTACAGCAGGCATTGCACTCATATCAATTGCTAATCAATTAGGTGTGCCAGCAGGTATGGCTGCTGGTGCCATTATTGCAGGGGCGGTTTTTGGTGATAAAATGTCTCCATTATCTGATACTACAAATTTGGCAGCTCTTGTAACTAAAGTTAATATTTTTGCTCACATTAAATCGATGATGTGGACAACAATCCCTGCTTCTATAATAGGATTGGCTATATGGTTTATTGTTGGATTACAATATAAGGGAGACGCAAATACACAACAAATTCAAAATCTATTAAAAGAATTAACAACAATTTATAACTTGAATTTTTGGGTATGGATCCCACTTATTATCATAGTTTTATGTTTAATATTTAGAATCTCTACAGTACCGTCAATGCTTATCTCTAGTATCAGTGCTTTAGTTATTGGAACATTCGATCATCAATTTAATATGAAAGATGGTTTTAAAGCTTCTTTTGATGGATTTAATCATACAATGCTACACCAGTCTCATATTTCAGATAATGCTAAGACGTTGATTGAGCAGGGTGGTATGATGAGTATGACTCAAATCATTGTAACTATATTTTGTGGTTATGCTTTTGCTGGTATTGTTGAAAAGGCAGGTTGTTTAGACGTAATTTTAGAGACAATAGCTAAAGGCGTAAAGTCAGTTGGAACACTAATATTAATAACTGTAGTTTGTAGTATTATGCTAGTATTTGCAGCTGGAGTTGCTTCAATAGTTATTATTATGGTAGGCGTACTTATGAAAGATATGTTCGAAAAGATGAATGTCTCAAAGTCAGTGTTATCTCGTACACTTGAAGATTCAAGTACAATGGTATTGCCACTCATTCCATGGGGCACATCTGGTATATATTATGCACACCAACTTAATGTTTCAGTTGATCAGTTCTTTATATGGGCAATCCCATGTTACTTATGTGCATTCATTGCAATAATTTATGGCTTTACAGGTATAGGAATTAAAAAAATAAGTAGAAAATAA
- a CDS encoding DMT family transporter, whose amino-acid sequence MAWLFLMIAGSFEILGVVLLNELSRTKNKIYVIFLGLAFILSFSTLKFAMVSIPMGTAYAIWTGIGTAGGTLIGMIFYRESTRLSRILCILLIIISVVGLRLISY is encoded by the coding sequence ATGGCTTGGTTATTTCTAATGATAGCCGGAAGTTTTGAAATTTTGGGTGTTGTTCTATTAAATGAACTATCACGTACAAAGAATAAAATTTATGTCATTTTTTTAGGATTAGCATTTATATTAAGTTTTAGTACATTAAAATTTGCAATGGTATCTATTCCTATGGGTACTGCATACGCTATATGGACAGGAATTGGTACAGCTGGTGGTACATTAATTGGAATGATTTTTTATAGAGAATCTACACGTTTAAGTAGAATTTTATGTATTTTATTAATCATCATTTCAGTTGTTGGATTACGTTTAATAAGTTATTAA
- a CDS encoding CHAP domain-containing protein codes for MKKIKTISTLVAGLGIAFLGHTTHADAAENNNQQQSTYNYSTTEVSFSNSGNLYTSGQCTWYVYDKTGGKIGSTWGNANSWATAAQAAGFTVNNTPEEGAIMQSSEGAFGHVAFVESVNNDGSITVSEMNYDGGPFAISTRTISASEASSYNYIHLN; via the coding sequence ATGAAAAAAATCAAAACAATCTCGACATTGGTAGCTGGACTTGGTATAGCATTTCTAGGTCACACAACACATGCAGATGCGGCTGAAAATAACAATCAACAACAAAGTACATATAACTATAGTACAACTGAAGTATCATTTTCTAATTCAGGAAATTTATATACTTCTGGCCAATGTACTTGGTATGTTTATGATAAAACTGGTGGAAAAATCGGATCAACATGGGGTAATGCAAATAGCTGGGCAACTGCAGCTCAAGCAGCAGGATTCACTGTAAATAATACACCTGAAGAAGGTGCAATTATGCAATCATCTGAAGGTGCTTTCGGACATGTTGCTTTCGTTGAAAGTGTCAATAATGATGGTTCTATTACTGTATCAGAAATGAACTATGATGGTGGTCCATTCGCTATAAGCACACGAACAATCTCTGCCAGTGAAGCAAGTTCATATAATTACATCCACCTGAATTAA
- a CDS encoding 2-hydroxyacid dehydrogenase family protein, with protein MTKVYIAGAIPEVGLNLLKEHFEVDMYDGEGLIDKETLKKGVEHADALISLLSTSVDKDIIDSANNLKIIANYGAGFNNIDVEYARQQNIDVTNTPHASTNATADLTIGLILSVARRIVEGDHLSRTTGFDGWAPLFFRGREVSGKTIGIIGLGEIGGAVAKRARAFDMDVLYTGPHRKEEKERDIGAKYVDLDTLLKNADFITINAAYNPSLHHMIDTEQFNKMKSTAYLINAGRGPIVNEQSLVEALDNKAIEGAALDVYEFEPEITDALKSFKNVVLTPHIGNATFEARDMMAKIVANDTIKKLNGDEPQFIVN; from the coding sequence ATGACAAAAGTTTATATTGCAGGCGCAATACCTGAAGTGGGACTTAACTTATTGAAAGAACATTTTGAGGTAGACATGTATGATGGCGAGGGGCTTATTGATAAAGAAACCTTAAAAAAAGGGGTAGAACATGCAGATGCATTAATTAGTTTACTATCAACTTCTGTTGATAAAGATATTATTGATAGTGCTAATAACCTTAAAATTATAGCGAATTATGGTGCAGGTTTTAATAATATTGATGTCGAATATGCAAGACAACAAAATATAGATGTTACAAATACACCACACGCTTCGACAAATGCTACTGCTGATTTAACAATCGGTTTAATTTTATCAGTAGCGCGTAGAATTGTAGAAGGAGATCATTTATCCAGAACAACAGGTTTTGATGGTTGGGCACCCTTATTCTTCCGAGGCAGAGAGGTATCAGGAAAAACTATTGGTATTATAGGCTTAGGTGAAATTGGAGGTGCAGTAGCTAAACGCGCACGCGCATTTGATATGGATGTTCTGTACACTGGTCCTCATCGTAAGGAAGAAAAAGAACGAGATATCGGTGCGAAATATGTAGATTTAGATACTTTACTTAAAAATGCAGATTTTATTACAATCAATGCGGCATATAATCCATCACTGCATCATATGATTGATACTGAACAATTTAATAAAATGAAATCTACTGCCTATTTAATTAATGCAGGACGTGGTCCAATAGTAAATGAACAATCTTTAGTTGAAGCCCTTGATAATAAAGCTATTGAAGGTGCTGCATTGGATGTATATGAATTTGAGCCAGAAATCACTGATGCATTAAAATCATTTAAAAACGTTGTGCTTACACCTCACATTGGTAATGCAACATTTGAAGCTAGAGATATGATGGCTAAAATTGTTGCGAATGATACAATAAAAAAATTAAATGGTGATGAACCTCAGTTTATTGTCAATTAA
- a CDS encoding NAD/NADP-dependent octopine/nopaline dehydrogenase family protein, with protein MKIAIVGSGNGAVTAAVDMVDKGHDVRLYCRNESISKFDVALEKGGFDFNNEGEEKFIEFTDISDDMEYVLDGADIVQVIIPSSFIEYYAKVMSKFVTNDHLIFFNIAASMGSIRFMNVLEDRHIDVHPHFAEANTLTYGTRVDFNNAKVDLSLNVRRVFFSTFDRSELNESYEKVSKIYDYLVKEESLLKTNLENGNPEVHPGPTLLNVGRIDYSEEFSLYKEGITKHTVRLLHAIEIERLNLGRKLGFELSTAKESRIQRGYLERKDEDEPLNRLFNTSPVFSQIPGPNHVENRYLTEDIAYGLVLWSSLGRVIDVPTPNIDAVIMIASTILERDFFEEGLTIEELGLDKLGLE; from the coding sequence ATGAAAATAGCTATTGTAGGTTCAGGTAATGGTGCAGTAACTGCTGCAGTGGATATGGTAGATAAAGGTCATGATGTACGATTATATTGTCGTAACGAATCTATTAGTAAATTTGATGTCGCCCTAGAAAAAGGTGGCTTTGATTTTAATAATGAGGGAGAAGAGAAGTTTATAGAGTTTACTGATATTAGTGATGATATGGAGTATGTTTTAGATGGTGCAGACATTGTTCAGGTAATTATTCCTTCATCATTCATTGAATATTATGCTAAAGTGATGTCAAAATTTGTGACGAACGACCATCTCATTTTCTTTAACATTGCTGCTTCAATGGGTTCAATACGATTTATGAATGTATTAGAAGATCGTCATATTGATGTCCATCCACACTTTGCAGAAGCAAATACATTAACATATGGTACACGTGTTGACTTTAACAATGCTAAAGTAGATTTATCTTTAAATGTTCGTCGGGTGTTCTTTTCAACATTTGATCGTAGTGAGTTAAATGAAAGTTATGAAAAGGTATCTAAAATTTACGATTATCTTGTAAAAGAAGAAAGTTTACTTAAAACTAATCTTGAAAATGGTAACCCAGAAGTACATCCTGGACCAACATTATTGAACGTTGGACGTATTGATTATTCAGAAGAGTTTTCTTTATATAAAGAAGGCATAACAAAACATACTGTGAGATTATTACATGCTATTGAGATAGAACGTTTAAATTTAGGGAGAAAATTAGGTTTTGAATTATCGACTGCCAAAGAATCACGTATTCAAAGGGGTTATTTAGAACGGAAAGACGAGGATGAACCGTTAAATCGTCTTTTTAATACTAGTCCTGTGTTTTCTCAAATTCCAGGACCGAATCACGTTGAAAACCGTTATTTAACTGAAGATATCGCATATGGATTAGTATTATGGTCTAGTTTAGGACGTGTCATTGATGTCCCGACACCTAATATCGATGCTGTTATTATGATAGCTTCAACTATTCTTGAACGCGATTTCTTTGAAGAGGGCCTCACTATCGAGGAATTAGGCTTAGATAAATTAGGATTAGAGTAA